Proteins from one Salinispora arenicola genomic window:
- a CDS encoding HAD family hydrolase produces the protein MGRSAAFFDLDKTVIAKSSALAFGRPFYRDGLITRRDVVKSAYAQLMFRLGGSDEQTMLRTRDYLAALCKGWQVEQVRQIVAETLHELINPYVYAEAAALIEEHQAAGRDVVLVSASGEEMVRPIGALLGVTDVIATRMGVVDGRYSGEIEFYAAGPAKVDAVSELALERDYDLADSYAYSDSYTDRPLLECVGRPTAVNPDRQLRKLALENSWPMLEFRHPVPLGRRLRDRPAVPVAAAALGVGVGVAIGIAWYGRHRRGRTAPAA, from the coding sequence GTGGGCCGAAGCGCCGCTTTTTTCGATCTGGACAAGACCGTCATCGCCAAGTCAAGTGCGCTGGCGTTCGGTCGGCCGTTCTACCGGGACGGTCTGATCACCCGACGTGACGTCGTCAAGTCGGCGTACGCGCAGCTGATGTTCCGGCTGGGCGGCTCCGACGAACAGACCATGCTCCGGACTCGGGACTATCTCGCTGCGCTGTGCAAGGGCTGGCAGGTGGAACAGGTCCGCCAGATCGTCGCGGAGACGCTCCATGAACTGATCAACCCCTACGTGTACGCGGAAGCCGCCGCCCTGATCGAGGAGCACCAGGCCGCCGGCCGGGACGTCGTACTGGTCTCGGCGTCGGGGGAGGAGATGGTCCGGCCGATCGGCGCGCTGCTCGGTGTCACCGATGTGATCGCCACCCGGATGGGCGTGGTGGACGGCCGCTACAGTGGGGAGATCGAGTTCTACGCGGCCGGCCCGGCCAAGGTCGACGCGGTGAGCGAACTGGCTCTCGAGCGGGACTACGACCTCGCCGACTCGTACGCCTACTCGGACTCGTACACGGACCGTCCGTTATTGGAGTGCGTCGGTCGTCCGACGGCGGTCAACCCAGATCGTCAGCTGCGCAAGCTCGCCCTGGAGAACTCCTGGCCGATGCTGGAGTTTCGGCATCCGGTCCCGCTCGGGCGACGGTTGCGTGATCGCCCCGCCGTACCGGTCGCCGCCGCCGCGCTCGGCGTCGGGGTCGGGGTGGCGATCGGCATCGCCTGGTACGGCCGGCATCGCCGCGGTCGTACCGCCCCGGCGGCCTGA
- the ssd gene encoding septum site-determining protein Ssd: MTSDDALLDDLLRLAAAGGVEVDLAPDPVSARSRWSPAPLVLVGSDQAQPCLRARLPHRRRLVLVGRSGQLDPGRDVADLMGAEYVAVLPAAEPWLVDRFVECGPDRANPVAARVVAVLGGRGGAGASVVAGGLAVTAARSRLRTLLVDADPLGGGLDLVLGWEQQAGLRWPALTDADGRVDASSLVRALPSRGDLVVLSWDRGDLRSLPSPAMAATLDAARRACDLVVVDLPRHLDDAAVTALQSVDRAFLVVPAELRAAAAAARVVRAAAPHCADLSLIIRGPSPGRIRAAELARTLGLPLAGTVRPEPALGRGLERGEAPAADGRGPLAALCQRLVGELTGTAPGAA, encoded by the coding sequence GTGACCTCCGACGATGCTCTGCTGGACGACCTACTGCGGCTCGCCGCGGCCGGAGGCGTCGAGGTCGACCTTGCCCCCGATCCGGTGTCGGCCCGTTCCCGCTGGTCACCCGCCCCACTGGTGCTGGTCGGCAGCGACCAGGCACAGCCGTGTCTGCGGGCGCGGCTGCCGCATCGGCGGCGGTTGGTGCTGGTCGGCCGCTCCGGGCAGCTCGACCCCGGCAGGGACGTCGCCGACCTGATGGGTGCCGAGTACGTCGCCGTCCTGCCCGCCGCCGAACCCTGGCTGGTGGACCGGTTCGTCGAGTGCGGCCCGGATCGAGCCAACCCGGTAGCGGCCCGGGTCGTCGCCGTCCTCGGCGGACGGGGTGGTGCCGGCGCGAGTGTGGTCGCTGGCGGGCTTGCCGTCACGGCGGCCCGGTCCCGGCTGCGGACACTGCTGGTTGATGCCGACCCGCTCGGCGGTGGGCTGGACCTGGTGCTCGGCTGGGAACAACAGGCCGGACTGCGCTGGCCTGCGCTGACCGACGCCGACGGACGGGTCGACGCGTCGTCGCTGGTGCGGGCCCTGCCGAGCCGGGGCGACCTGGTGGTCCTGTCCTGGGATCGTGGTGATCTCCGCTCGTTGCCCTCCCCGGCGATGGCCGCGACCCTCGACGCCGCCCGTCGCGCCTGTGACCTGGTCGTGGTCGACCTGCCCCGACACCTGGACGACGCGGCGGTGACCGCCCTGCAGTCGGTCGACCGGGCTTTCCTCGTGGTACCCGCCGAACTCAGGGCGGCGGCGGCTGCCGCTCGGGTAGTCCGCGCCGCCGCGCCACACTGCGCCGACCTGTCCTTGATCATTCGTGGGCCATCCCCGGGCCGGATCAGGGCCGCCGAGCTTGCGCGAACGCTTGGGCTGCCGCTGGCCGGTACGGTGCGTCCGGAGCCGGCGCTCGGGCGCGGCCTGGAACGTGGTGAAGCGCCGGCCGCGGACGGGCGCGGCCCACTGGCCGCCCTGTGCCAGCGACTCGTTGGCGAACTCACCGGCACCGCACCGGGCGCGGCATGA
- a CDS encoding TadA family conjugal transfer-associated ATPase: protein MTTADDSLAARVRQRIASSSTPVTPAAIVSAVRAEPAAAVLGDTTLLRLADRVHDDLVGAGPLAPLLADPTVTDVLVNNVRVWVDRGKGLQQVAVPVGSADDVRRLAQRLASGAGRRLDDGSPYVDARLADGTRLHAVLPPVATDGPYLSLRTFRQRPFTLDELTGQGAVPRAVAQVLAAVVAARLAYLVVGGTGSGKTTLLNTLLGLVPGTERIVLVEDAAELHPAHPHVVGLQARTANVEGRGSVGLTDLVRQALRMRPDRLVVGECRGPEIVDLLVALNTGHEGGAGTLHANTPSDVPARLEALGLLGGLPRSALHAQVAAALQVVLHVRRAKRGRALDSICLLLPDGPDRLVRAVSAWGDDGGPGPAARTLAELLRERGVAVPPILQRPWPGQAALG, encoded by the coding sequence ATGACCACCGCGGACGACAGCCTCGCCGCGCGGGTCCGGCAGCGGATCGCGTCCTCGTCCACACCGGTCACCCCGGCGGCGATCGTCTCCGCGGTACGGGCCGAGCCCGCCGCTGCGGTGCTCGGCGACACGACGCTGCTCCGCCTCGCCGACCGAGTGCACGACGACCTGGTGGGTGCCGGTCCACTGGCGCCCTTGTTGGCCGACCCGACGGTCACCGATGTTCTCGTCAACAACGTTCGTGTCTGGGTCGATCGGGGGAAGGGCCTCCAGCAGGTCGCGGTGCCGGTGGGCTCGGCGGACGACGTCCGCCGGCTGGCGCAGCGACTCGCGTCCGGTGCTGGAAGACGTTTGGACGACGGCTCACCATACGTTGACGCGCGGCTCGCCGACGGCACTCGACTGCATGCGGTCCTGCCACCGGTGGCCACCGACGGTCCATACCTGTCCCTGCGGACGTTCCGGCAGCGCCCGTTCACACTCGACGAGTTGACCGGTCAGGGTGCCGTGCCACGGGCGGTCGCCCAGGTGCTGGCTGCGGTGGTGGCCGCCCGGCTTGCATACCTCGTCGTCGGTGGCACGGGATCTGGCAAGACGACGTTGCTCAACACGCTGCTCGGCCTGGTGCCTGGCACCGAACGGATCGTGCTGGTGGAGGACGCGGCTGAGCTGCACCCGGCGCATCCGCACGTCGTTGGGCTGCAAGCCCGCACGGCCAATGTGGAGGGCCGTGGTTCGGTGGGCCTGACCGACCTGGTCCGGCAGGCGCTGCGGATGCGACCAGACCGGCTGGTGGTTGGCGAGTGCCGGGGCCCGGAGATCGTTGACTTGCTGGTGGCGCTGAACACCGGCCACGAGGGCGGTGCCGGCACGCTGCACGCGAACACCCCGTCGGATGTGCCGGCCCGGCTTGAGGCACTCGGCCTGCTTGGCGGGTTGCCCCGGTCCGCGTTGCACGCCCAGGTGGCCGCGGCACTTCAGGTGGTGCTGCATGTCCGTCGTGCGAAGCGGGGACGGGCGCTGGATTCCATCTGCCTACTCCTACCGGACGGCCCGGATCGGCTGGTCAGGGCGGTATCGGCCTGGGGTGACGATGGCGGCCCCGGTCCGGCGGCACGGACGCTGGCTGAGTTGCTGCGCGAGCGGGGCGTGGCGGTGCCACCGATCCTCCAGAGGCCCTGGCCAGGTCAGGCGGCTCTGGGATGA
- a CDS encoding type II secretion system F family protein, which translates to MTSTQLLVPLLVVALTVVVAWLLVRGARPRAQTAGGVRGADDPLVAWVASLRHDGPPCNRGPGPERDLAWSKLDSALPRPRGQDRSEGPPTRRDSRRPVGAPHPVVADRRISSVSGARAVGARPTHAGGPLVTAPRRSLLVSGVLAAAVGALLGGPAAALVAGVYGTLGVRALLRRRAARHAEGLRRRHLDQLCDLAADLRAGLPVGQAAPLPAGGEPESTLLRAAVRLADRTGAPLAELLDRIDADARAADRGLAAAAAQAAGARATAWLLAALPVGGIGLGFGIGVDPVAVLLHSTAGVACLLLAVVLQVAGLFWAERLTAIRGWDIG; encoded by the coding sequence ATGACCTCGACACAGCTTCTGGTGCCCCTGCTCGTCGTCGCCCTGACAGTCGTCGTTGCTTGGCTGCTGGTAAGGGGCGCCCGACCGCGGGCCCAGACCGCCGGTGGCGTGCGTGGCGCCGACGACCCACTGGTCGCCTGGGTGGCCAGCCTGCGGCACGATGGTCCGCCGTGCAACCGTGGGCCTGGGCCGGAGCGGGACCTGGCGTGGTCGAAGCTGGATTCAGCGCTGCCCCGGCCACGAGGGCAGGACCGTTCGGAAGGGCCACCGACCCGGCGTGATTCCCGACGCCCGGTCGGGGCACCACACCCGGTGGTGGCTGATCGCCGGATCAGCTCGGTGTCCGGTGCGCGGGCGGTGGGGGCCAGGCCGACCCATGCCGGAGGCCCACTGGTGACGGCGCCCCGGCGTAGCCTGCTGGTGTCGGGTGTGCTGGCCGCCGCCGTGGGAGCCCTGCTGGGTGGTCCGGCCGCCGCCCTGGTCGCCGGTGTGTACGGCACGTTGGGCGTCCGGGCGCTGCTGAGGCGACGGGCGGCCCGGCATGCCGAAGGGCTCCGTCGTCGTCACCTTGACCAACTCTGTGACCTTGCCGCAGACCTGCGGGCCGGACTGCCGGTGGGCCAGGCCGCCCCGCTGCCGGCAGGTGGCGAGCCGGAAAGCACCCTGCTCCGGGCCGCGGTCCGGCTCGCGGACCGCACCGGGGCACCCCTCGCTGAGCTGCTGGATCGGATCGATGCGGACGCCCGGGCCGCTGATCGGGGCCTGGCCGCGGCGGCGGCGCAGGCGGCTGGGGCACGGGCGACCGCGTGGTTGCTCGCGGCCCTCCCGGTCGGTGGCATCGGTCTGGGATTTGGCATCGGTGTCGATCCGGTCGCGGTGCTCCTGCACTCGACGGCTGGTGTCGCCTGCCTGCTCCTCGCCGTCGTGCTTCAGGTCGCCGGGCTGTTCTGGGCGGAGCGGCTCACCGCGATCCGTGGCTGGGACATCGGATGA
- a CDS encoding type II secretion system F family protein: MTPSVLSGGRRFVPALLEILEWTRRRPVRRLRTLDRVPPVPLVSRPGSEGDTRPGSRYRLDPIRLVAALVAVAVASLVGGWPGLVGAPVAAVLLDRLLRRVEPPAVRERRRREAASLPLAADLLASVMRAGAPVDRSVLAVAEALDGPLAERLALVGRLLRLGAEPAEAWSTLAAVPGAERLIAAALRSAASGATLAGALTRLADDLRADRATEVEAKARRSGVLIVLPLGLCFLPAFILAGLMPVIVAVLGDVL; encoded by the coding sequence ATGACCCCATCGGTGTTGAGCGGCGGGCGTCGCTTCGTGCCGGCCCTGCTGGAGATCCTCGAGTGGACGAGGCGCCGTCCGGTCCGTCGGCTGCGCACTCTTGATCGTGTTCCGCCCGTACCGTTGGTGAGCAGGCCAGGCAGCGAGGGTGACACCCGCCCGGGATCCCGCTACCGGCTGGACCCGATTCGGCTCGTCGCCGCGCTCGTCGCCGTCGCCGTCGCTTCGCTGGTGGGCGGATGGCCTGGCCTGGTTGGTGCTCCGGTTGCCGCGGTGCTACTCGACCGTCTGCTGCGTCGGGTCGAGCCACCGGCCGTCCGCGAGCGGCGTCGGCGAGAGGCCGCGTCCCTGCCGCTGGCCGCTGATCTGCTCGCGTCGGTGATGCGCGCGGGCGCCCCCGTCGACCGGTCGGTGCTGGCGGTGGCGGAGGCCCTCGACGGGCCCCTCGCGGAGCGGCTCGCGCTGGTTGGTCGCCTTCTTCGCCTCGGAGCGGAGCCGGCGGAGGCGTGGTCGACGCTTGCGGCGGTGCCTGGTGCCGAGCGCCTGATCGCCGCCGCGCTCCGCTCGGCGGCGAGTGGGGCCACGCTGGCGGGCGCGTTGACGCGTCTCGCCGACGACCTTCGAGCCGATCGGGCCACGGAAGTCGAGGCGAAGGCCCGCCGGTCCGGGGTGCTGATCGTGTTGCCGTTGGGGCTCTGCTTCCTACCGGCCTTCATACTCGCCGGTCTGATGCCGGTGATCGTCGCCGTCCTCGGTGACGTGCTCTGA
- a CDS encoding DUF4244 domain-containing protein — protein MDVRRLLARLRGDAGMNTAEYAVGTLAAVAFAGLLLKVLTSDSVQSALTAVIDRALG, from the coding sequence ATGGACGTGCGCAGACTACTTGCCCGGCTGCGGGGCGACGCCGGGATGAACACCGCCGAGTACGCCGTTGGCACGCTCGCCGCAGTCGCCTTCGCTGGCCTGTTACTCAAGGTGCTGACCTCCGACAGTGTGCAGTCCGCGTTGACCGCTGTCATCGACCGGGCACTCGGGTGA
- a CDS encoding TadE family type IV pilus minor pilin, whose product MRCRWAGRDRGSFTAELAAGLPALLLLLFVGLTAVDAVGAKGACLHAAREAAIAASRGADGRVAARAVAPPDAEVAIDDNDGWVRVTVSAPVRALGARLPRLTVRATTMAAIEPDRAFARQAEAVGRGMGAGS is encoded by the coding sequence ATGCGGTGCCGGTGGGCCGGTCGAGACCGGGGATCCTTCACCGCCGAACTGGCGGCCGGCCTGCCGGCGCTGCTGCTGCTCCTGTTCGTCGGCCTGACCGCGGTCGACGCGGTGGGGGCCAAGGGCGCCTGCCTGCACGCGGCCAGGGAAGCGGCGATTGCGGCCTCCCGGGGCGCGGATGGGCGGGTCGCGGCCCGTGCGGTGGCACCGCCGGACGCCGAGGTGGCGATAGACGACAATGACGGGTGGGTACGTGTCACTGTCAGCGCCCCGGTCCGTGCTCTCGGCGCACGCTTGCCCCGCCTGACGGTCAGGGCGACGACCATGGCCGCGATCGAGCCCGATCGTGCCTTCGCCCGCCAGGCAGAAGCTGTGGGACGAGGAATGGGGGCGGGGAGTTGA
- a CDS encoding Rv3654c family TadE-like protein: protein MISDFQRGRPTSRRADGPHVEQGVDGDSARMLAAGDRGGATVLLLAVGVAFVIFGVAGAAVGAARVARQQAGVAADLGALAGAAEAGLGATTACESARMIIAGNGGRLVDCRLDGLDLLVTAEVTATPLPGLSRVATARARAGPLRG, encoded by the coding sequence TTGATCAGTGACTTTCAGCGGGGCCGTCCCACCTCCCGCCGTGCCGACGGCCCCCACGTCGAACAAGGGGTGGACGGGGACAGCGCACGGATGCTGGCCGCGGGTGACCGGGGCGGCGCCACGGTCCTGTTGCTCGCGGTCGGCGTGGCGTTCGTCATCTTCGGTGTGGCGGGCGCGGCGGTCGGCGCGGCCCGGGTGGCCCGACAGCAAGCTGGCGTCGCGGCGGACCTGGGCGCCCTCGCCGGTGCGGCGGAGGCTGGGCTTGGTGCCACGACGGCGTGCGAGTCGGCCCGGATGATCATCGCGGGTAACGGGGGCCGGCTCGTCGACTGCCGGCTGGACGGGCTGGACCTGCTGGTCACCGCTGAGGTGACCGCTACTCCGTTGCCAGGCCTGTCCCGGGTCGCGACCGCGCGGGCTCGGGCCGGCCCGCTGCGCGGGTGA
- a CDS encoding DEAD/DEAH box helicase, which yields MTSDSRAPQPRHPGRQPPPVATRTTAPGPAPTDLLGRLRARHDTDPVTHIERVPARTGEPVPWPTWVPADLHTAFAQQGVDTPWRHQAEAASLAYAGTHVVVATGTASGKSLAYQLPALATLLADPRATVLYLAPTKALAVDQLRAVTDLDLDGIRPACYDGDTPRAEREWIRQHARFVLTNPDMLHHGILPGHAQWTPFLRRLAYVVIDECHIYRGVFGSHVAHVLRRLQRRCTRIGRTPVFVLASATSGDPAATAERLTGLPVAAVTGDTSPRGGVTFALWEPPTQPTPAAAPDDTDLAPVRRSALRETADLLADAVAAGVRTLAFVRSRRGAEAVAANARRALDEAVPGLGDQVAAYRAGYLREERRELERSLLRGELRGLASTNALELGVDLVGLDAVLICGYPGTRASLWQQAGRAGRSGQEALAVLVARDDPLDSYLVHHPEAVFGAPVEATVLDPTNPYVLGPQLACAAAEAPLTPADLDLFGDGAKEAVDALVEAGALRQRPTGWYWRHRERPQVDLRGGDGAPICVVETATGRLLGTVDGGSSHFLLHPGAVYLHQGVSHVVDALDLADGCALVHPEEPDWSTHARDVTSLSVVAVRSYLDAGPVGLFLGEVDVTSQVVSYQRRRIATGEVIDTRPLDLPARELRTVAVWFTLSPESLAAAGIDPADVPGALHAAEHAAIGLLPLTATCDRWDIGGLSTAAHPDTGAPTVFVYDGHSGGAGFAERAYGTAATWLQATRDAVAECSCETGCPSCVQSPKCGNGNNPLSKPDAVRVLDVVLANLPS from the coding sequence GTGACCTCCGACAGCCGGGCACCCCAGCCGCGGCACCCCGGCCGGCAGCCGCCACCCGTGGCAACCCGCACCACGGCACCCGGGCCCGCCCCGACGGACCTGCTGGGCCGACTGCGCGCCCGGCACGACACCGACCCGGTCACCCACATCGAACGGGTACCCGCCCGCACCGGCGAACCCGTACCGTGGCCGACCTGGGTTCCGGCGGACCTACACACCGCCTTCGCCCAACAGGGGGTGGACACACCGTGGCGACACCAGGCCGAAGCGGCCAGTCTCGCGTACGCCGGCACCCACGTCGTTGTCGCCACCGGCACGGCCTCCGGCAAGTCGCTGGCCTACCAACTACCCGCGCTGGCGACACTGCTCGCCGACCCCCGCGCCACCGTGCTCTACCTCGCACCCACCAAGGCACTCGCCGTCGACCAGCTACGGGCCGTCACCGACCTCGACCTGGACGGGATACGCCCCGCCTGCTACGACGGAGACACCCCACGAGCCGAACGGGAATGGATCCGGCAGCACGCACGGTTCGTGCTGACCAACCCCGACATGCTCCACCACGGCATCCTGCCCGGCCACGCCCAGTGGACACCGTTTCTCCGCCGACTCGCGTACGTGGTGATCGACGAGTGCCACATCTACCGGGGCGTGTTCGGGTCACACGTCGCGCACGTGCTGCGCCGGCTACAACGGCGGTGCACCCGCATCGGCCGTACGCCGGTCTTCGTACTGGCCTCGGCCACCTCCGGTGACCCAGCCGCCACGGCCGAACGACTCACCGGCCTACCGGTGGCGGCGGTCACCGGGGACACCTCACCACGCGGCGGGGTGACCTTCGCGCTGTGGGAACCGCCGACACAGCCCACCCCGGCCGCCGCTCCCGACGACACCGACCTCGCGCCCGTGCGCCGCTCGGCGCTGCGGGAAACCGCCGACCTCCTCGCCGACGCGGTGGCCGCCGGCGTCCGCACACTCGCCTTCGTCCGATCCCGGCGAGGCGCCGAGGCGGTCGCCGCCAACGCCCGACGCGCCCTCGACGAGGCGGTACCCGGGCTGGGTGACCAGGTGGCCGCCTACCGGGCCGGCTACCTGCGAGAAGAGCGACGCGAACTGGAACGGTCGCTGCTGCGCGGCGAACTACGCGGACTGGCCTCGACCAACGCCCTCGAGTTGGGCGTCGACCTGGTCGGGCTGGACGCGGTACTCATCTGCGGGTACCCGGGCACCCGTGCCTCACTCTGGCAGCAGGCCGGACGGGCCGGGCGCTCCGGCCAGGAGGCGCTGGCGGTGCTCGTGGCCCGGGACGACCCGCTCGACAGCTACCTCGTCCACCACCCCGAAGCCGTCTTCGGGGCTCCGGTCGAGGCGACCGTACTCGACCCCACCAACCCATACGTACTCGGGCCGCAGCTCGCCTGCGCCGCAGCCGAGGCGCCACTCACCCCGGCGGACCTCGACCTGTTCGGTGATGGCGCGAAGGAGGCGGTCGACGCCCTGGTCGAGGCCGGCGCACTGCGGCAACGTCCCACCGGGTGGTACTGGCGGCACCGAGAACGCCCCCAGGTGGACCTACGCGGCGGCGACGGTGCACCGATCTGCGTGGTGGAGACCGCGACCGGTCGGCTGCTCGGCACGGTCGACGGCGGATCGTCCCACTTCCTGCTCCACCCCGGGGCGGTCTACCTGCACCAGGGCGTCTCGCACGTGGTCGACGCCCTCGACCTCGCCGACGGGTGCGCGCTGGTGCACCCCGAGGAGCCGGACTGGTCCACCCATGCCCGCGATGTCACGTCGCTGTCAGTGGTGGCGGTCCGGTCCTACCTGGACGCCGGGCCGGTCGGGCTCTTCCTCGGCGAGGTCGACGTGACCAGCCAGGTGGTGTCCTACCAGCGACGCCGGATCGCCACCGGCGAAGTCATCGACACCCGGCCCCTGGACCTACCGGCCCGGGAACTGCGAACCGTGGCGGTGTGGTTCACGCTCTCGCCGGAGTCCCTCGCCGCGGCCGGGATCGACCCGGCCGACGTGCCCGGCGCGCTGCACGCCGCCGAACACGCCGCGATCGGTTTGCTGCCACTGACAGCAACCTGCGACCGGTGGGACATCGGCGGCCTGTCGACCGCGGCGCACCCCGACACCGGGGCACCGACCGTCTTCGTCTACGACGGCCACTCCGGTGGTGCCGGCTTCGCCGAACGGGCCTACGGGACGGCGGCGACGTGGCTACAGGCTACCCGGGACGCGGTCGCGGAGTGCAGCTGCGAGACCGGCTGCCCGTCCTGCGTCCAGTCCCCGAAGTGCGGTAACGGTAACAACCCGCTGTCCAAGCCGGATGCCGTTCGAGTCCTCGACGTGGTGCTGGCCAACCTCCCGTCCTGA
- a CDS encoding STAS domain-containing protein, translating to MELSLATRTVGEHTVVVVGGEVDVYTAPQLRERLLETIEGGARHVVVDLGRVDFLDSTGLGVLVGALKRLRTAGGSFALVCDKEPLLKIFRITALDQVFPLYSTVDAATGA from the coding sequence ATGGAGCTGTCGCTGGCGACGCGCACCGTGGGGGAGCATACGGTGGTCGTGGTCGGCGGCGAGGTGGACGTCTACACGGCCCCTCAGCTCCGGGAGCGTCTTCTCGAGACGATCGAAGGTGGGGCTCGGCACGTCGTGGTCGACCTGGGCCGGGTTGATTTTCTCGACTCCACTGGGCTCGGTGTGTTGGTGGGTGCCCTCAAGCGGCTACGGACCGCCGGTGGCTCGTTCGCGTTGGTCTGCGACAAGGAGCCATTGCTGAAGATCTTTCGGATCACCGCGCTTGACCAGGTCTTTCCGTTGTATTCGACGGTTGACGCGGCGACCGGCGCGTGA
- a CDS encoding ATP-binding protein has protein sequence MAVVRLSFSPAPVHVRTARLVGVAVARRAGVRQSLLDEVRLAIGEACTRAVALHRQHNLTDPVLVEMSDSGTYSVRVVDRAPIEAGVGLAALPPDELAKESLSEDALTTGVGFALLAGFVEDLLVRPADGGVGTEVRMVWPVGH, from the coding sequence ATGGCCGTGGTCCGTCTCTCTTTCTCGCCTGCGCCGGTGCATGTCCGTACGGCACGGCTGGTGGGTGTCGCTGTTGCCCGGCGGGCGGGGGTCCGGCAGAGCCTGCTCGACGAGGTGCGGCTGGCGATCGGTGAGGCATGTACCCGGGCGGTGGCTCTGCATCGGCAGCACAACCTCACCGACCCGGTCCTGGTGGAGATGTCCGATTCCGGGACGTATTCCGTGCGGGTGGTCGACCGGGCGCCGATCGAGGCTGGGGTTGGTCTCGCGGCGCTGCCGCCGGACGAGTTGGCCAAGGAGTCGCTCAGCGAGGACGCGTTGACCACTGGCGTCGGCTTCGCGCTGCTTGCCGGTTTTGTCGAGGATCTCCTGGTGCGCCCGGCGGATGGGGGAGTCGGCACCGAGGTGCGGATGGTGTGGCCGGTCGGTCATTGA